Within the Opitutaceae bacterium TAV5 genome, the region TCCGATCACGCCGTTCTCCAGAAATCCCCCCGTGTTCCCGTCTGGGGTCGCGCCACGCCCGGTGAGACCGTCACCATCACACTCGACAAGGCCACCGCTCTCGCCACCACCGGCCCCGATGGCAACTGGCGTACCACCCTCGACCTCTCCACTCACGCCCCCGGTCCGCACCAACTCGTCATTCAAGCCACCAACACCCTCGTCGTCCCGGACGTCCTCGTCGGTGAAGTCTGGCTCGCCTCCGGTCAGTCCAACATGGAATGGCCGTTGCAAAAGACCACTGACGCTGCTGCCGGGATTGCTGCTTCCTCCAACCCCCGCCTGCGCCATTTCGCAGTCAAAAAGAAAACGTCCGACACTCCCTCCACCTCCCTCGAAGGCCGCTGGGAAATCGCCGCTCCGGAAACCTCCGGCAACTTCAGTGCCATCGCCTGGTACTTCGGCAAGACACTCCAGCACGAACTCGACACCCCCGTCGGCCTGATCAACGCAAGCTGGGGCGGCACACCCATTGCATCCTGGACCAGCGCCGACGCTTTTGCCCGCGACTCCGCAAACGCCGCCGACATCCAGCGCCAGCGTGACGACGTCCTGACCTTCCCCGCCCGCATTCGCGTCTACGCCCGCGCCATGCAAGGCTGGATGGAAAAATACCAGCGTATCGACAAAACGACTGCGCAATCCGTTGCTTCCCTGCCGTCGCTCCATCAGCCGATCGATAGCACATGGATGCCTGTCACCCTTCCCGGCCTCGACCGTGCGGCCGGTCTCCCCGAGGCCGGCGCCATCTGGCTCGCCCGCAGGATCACACTTCCACCGGAACGCGCCAATCTTGCCCTTGTTCTCGACCTCGGACGTATCGACGGATTCCATACCGTTTACTGGAATGGCGAGGAAGCCGGACGCTCCACGCCGCGTCAGGGAACCACCCCCTTTGTCCGCGTCATCGTTGGCAGTTCCCGCGTTCGCACGGGCGACTCGATCCTCGCCGTGCGCATTTTCAATCCTGTCGAAAAACCCGGCCTCACCGGCGGACCCTTTCGTGCCGGGACGATCCCGCTTG harbors:
- a CDS encoding acetylesterase; translated protein: MYPFSNFAYSVFRIFAPAMILTAATVVARADVTLPALFSDHAVLQKSPRVPVWGRATPGETVTITLDKATALATTGPDGNWRTTLDLSTHAPGPHQLVIQATNTLVVPDVLVGEVWLASGQSNMEWPLQKTTDAAAGIAASSNPRLRHFAVKKKTSDTPSTSLEGRWEIAAPETSGNFSAIAWYFGKTLQHELDTPVGLINASWGGTPIASWTSADAFARDSANAADIQRQRDDVLTFPARIRVYARAMQGWMEKYQRIDKTTAQSVASLPSLHQPIDSTWMPVTLPGLDRAAGLPEAGAIWLARRITLPPERANLALVLDLGRIDGFHTVYWNGEEAGRSTPRQGTTPFVRVIVGSSRVRTGDSILAVRIFNPVEKPGLTGGPFRAGTIPLAGPWYVRTEFSLPPLSPQQRASLPRRPVQPPERRKTPSLVYNGMIAPLIPYAIRGTIWYQGESNTGHAWQYRTDLPRLINDWRRQWGQGDFPFLVCQLANYGSKTADPAAPSRIAELREAQTLALALPHTGLATLIDLGEELDIHPRDKRTPARRLADTALSVAYGRPDAPASGPVYLKSTRIPAPPGESAGRIRIHFINTYDGLVARPLPATYRVRSTAGAGEIPLVRNAPAGSQLEGFSICGEDARWTWATACIEGDTVLVWSDAVPRPVAVRYAWADNPTCNLYSAAGLPAVPFRTDTFPVSTENPR